The genome window TTAATagcaaatcttgtttttgctgacttcAAGTGGGTTAAcatctcaccttgctgcagtgatgtagtagtgtactccagggtgtgtcagtcCACCGTGACATCATtgctgggtgtggttacaggtgcaacacaGCACACCCATCAGTGATTCTGATTATGGTCAGaagtgaaacactgcttttacCTAAATATATAAAGCCTTCAGGATGCACATTCAGACTGTTCTTGAGGGcataaataaagtgtgatttCACACTATGCCCATCACTAAATAAAGGTACATCTAGAAATCAATTCTTTCCTATGTCACCTAAAATCTATGTGAACATCAACAGAAGAGATACTGTATGAAGAACTGCTGTTCAAAAGCCAAAATGTTCCCTTTCCTGTTCTTTTAAAGACGTGAACATCTTCATATTGActttcattacatttaaataccATAGGGTGCTTCAGTTCATGACATTTGCTGAGGGCCTTTGGACAGCTGTGATAGTGACATAGTCCTGAATGTTAGATGAACGAATGAATATGATGTTGGCTCGTGCAACTGAAGGATCCCTCCAGTGACTCGTATCAACAAGAGGAATCATTGTGCTCACACACCTGCCATTTTCCACACCACTCTCAGTAGTACATGCTGTATTCAAGCAGTCAAGAAACAGTAATCACCCTCTTCGTAAGCCCACAGGGATCTCTGAAAATGGCTGACTGACTTTGTGCTTCTTCTCTCTGTAGATCTGATCATGTCTCACTCAGGTGCTCAGGGCAGCATTGGCAGCCACTCTGCCATCGGGCTGCGCAATCACAAGGTACTTCTACTGTTTATTTGTACTCGACTAAtcctaaaaactacaaaaacaaatttgtgcATTGAAAATATTTGACTTCAGAAATATATGCATTCAGCttgttttacttttcagatATTCTTCTATGAGTATGAGAACTTCCAAGGCCGTAGGATGGACCTGTTCGGAGAGTGCCGTAACCTGTGCGAGAAGGGTTTCGATAGAATCGGCTCCATCAGGGTAGAGTGTGGACCGTAAGTCACCACATCCTGCCATCCAAATATGTGTTGCAACATCTTTTACCTAACCGATTAAAAGTAAcatgtctatctatctatccagcTGGGTGGGTTATGAGCAGCAGAACATGACTGGTGAGATGTTCATGCTGGAGAAGGGAGAGTATCCCCGCTGGGACACCTGGTCCAACAGCTACAGGTGCGACCGCTTCATGTCTGTCAGGCCCGTCCGAATGGTAAGTTGGGATCAGCCTGCAGGGGTTTTTGTGTCGCATTTCCTTCTCTATTGTGGCTGCAAGTGCTGATTTTTCTCACTGTTGTCATCTATCCTCTCATCCATCTTATACTGGCACAAGGGAAAGTGCTTTTTTATGGTGGCAgctatatgtgtatttataggCTCATTCCACTGCCAGTATTTTTGGATAAAAGCTTTTATTAGCTGACATGACACTATGTTTCAATTTGACGATTTTCAGACTAAAAAAATCAAGGCAACTACAAGTACTCAGAGTTTTCCCGCAGAGGTTTGGTCTTGGCTTCTAAAACAACATATCCATTCAAACCAATAACCAGTCACAATAACTGTATTCATgcatacttttgtactttatcTAACATTACTCATCCTGACTGgacgttttttgttttaaatcccTTTATTGGCTAAAATCTGGGACAGAGAGTGAACCAGAAGCTGCACCAACAACATCTACTGTATCTGTATGAACAGTGGTAAACATTAACTTACTTGAAAGTGATGTTTGCACATTTGCAACATTTGTGAAAATTTGCACATTCCATCctctttgttttactttttagttaaaattttacatattttatataggTTTTTCACAGGTTTTATTGTAAGttcctattttatttatgattcttgactcTTGCAGgacctgttttgtcttttatattttctctttgtttattgttatgcaccaaaataacAAGGCAAACTCGTTGTATgcgaaaacctacttggcaaaaaacctgattctgatgtttGTAACTTATAGGATCCCCAGGACCACAAGATTTGCCTGTATGAATGTCCAAACTTCGAGGGTCGTAAGATGGAGGTGTGTGATGAGGATATTCCAAGCCTGTGGTCTTACGGATTCCAGGACCGTGTTGCCAGCATTCAGGTCACCGGTGGAACGTAAGTCATTTTTAGTCGTCTCTGGGGTTGTTTCTATCCAGCATGAAGGCTGTGATGGCAGAGAAACTGACTAAAGCTTCTTATATAGTAAGAGTAGTAGTGAATCTATAGAAGTTTAAATTCCCTCTTGACAAagtaagaaaatgtgaaaatgtcccgcagaatgaaatgaaaactaaaagGACACACAGAGCTTTGTGGCTCACATGTGTTTCTCTCTACTTCCCCACACAGCTGGGTGGGCTACCAGTACC of Siniperca chuatsi isolate FFG_IHB_CAS linkage group LG7, ASM2008510v1, whole genome shotgun sequence contains these proteins:
- the crybb1l3 gene encoding crystallin, beta B1, like 3; translation: MSHSGAQGSIGSHSAIGLRNHKIFFYEYENFQGRRMDLFGECRNLCEKGFDRIGSIRVECGPWVGYEQQNMTGEMFMLEKGEYPRWDTWSNSYRCDRFMSVRPVRMDPQDHKICLYECPNFEGRKMEVCDEDIPSLWSYGFQDRVASIQVTGGTWVGYQYPGYRGYQYVFEMGPYKHWNEWGAHHPQIQSIRRVRDMQTHRRGCFEMTA